One Methanolobus sp. WCC4 DNA segment encodes these proteins:
- a CDS encoding TfoX/Sxy family protein produces the protein MGELAKLPNIGKKVEEQLLQAGVNTPAELIELGSRKTFERLMTIDESSCINKLYALEGAIQGIRWHHLHEEEKKALKEYYLSLK, from the coding sequence ATGGGAGAACTTGCAAAGCTTCCCAATATCGGCAAAAAGGTCGAAGAACAACTATTACAGGCCGGAGTGAACACACCGGCCGAACTTATCGAACTTGGTAGCAGGAAAACATTCGAAAGGCTGATGACAATCGATGAGAGTTCCTGTATCAACAAGCTCTATGCCCTTGAAGGTGCCATTCAGGGAATACGCTGGCACCATCTCCATGAAGAGGAAAAGAAGGCACTGAAAGAGTACTATCTCTCCCTGAAATAA
- a CDS encoding NAD-dependent protein deacylase, translating to MKRLADLIESSDNTVFLSGAGISTFSGIPDFRGSNGIYTKYDANRIFDLDYFLKDPSYFYTHARDFIYDLDSKEPNLIHDTLAFLEKQGYVKAVITQNIDLLHQKAGSDNVIEVHGSPSFHSCLSCDRQYTYKDVVDMLKEEEVPHCSECGGLIKPEITFFGEVLDQNAFDRAMDASSKADLFVVIGSSLVVQPAATLPMLSLKTGGKFVIVNNMPTPLDGYAHLKYEELGEVFEYLSSYFRER from the coding sequence ATGAAGAGGCTGGCAGATCTCATTGAAAGTTCCGATAATACTGTTTTCCTGAGCGGTGCGGGTATATCTACCTTCTCAGGCATTCCTGATTTCAGGGGTAGTAATGGCATCTACACAAAATATGATGCTAACAGGATATTCGACCTCGATTATTTCCTGAAGGACCCTTCCTATTTCTATACACATGCCAGGGACTTCATCTATGATCTTGACAGCAAGGAACCCAATCTTATCCATGATACCCTTGCATTCCTTGAGAAACAGGGATACGTTAAAGCTGTGATAACCCAGAATATCGACCTTCTCCACCAGAAGGCCGGCTCTGACAATGTGATCGAGGTCCACGGTTCTCCCTCTTTCCACAGCTGTCTTTCATGTGACAGGCAATATACCTATAAGGATGTTGTGGACATGTTAAAAGAGGAGGAAGTTCCTCATTGCAGTGAATGTGGTGGCCTGATAAAACCTGAGATCACCTTCTTTGGGGAGGTGCTTGATCAGAATGCATTTGACAGGGCTATGGATGCAAGTTCAAAGGCTGATCTTTTCGTGGTCATTGGCTCTTCACTTGTTGTCCAGCCAGCTGCAACCCTTCCTATGTTATCATTGAAGACAGGAGGAAAATTTGTTATTGTCAACAATATGCCTACTCCTCTGGACGGTTACGCCCATCTCAAATATGAGGAGCTTGGAGAGGTATTCGAGTATCTGTCCTCTTATTTCAGGGAGAGATAG